In one window of Camelina sativa cultivar DH55 chromosome 15, Cs, whole genome shotgun sequence DNA:
- the LOC104744690 gene encoding leukocyte receptor cluster member 8 homolog, translating to MGLGNKGNKFNFGDNDLADEGSGADGDEGDGFGSVSCSICLEAVVKNGDRAWANLQCDHQFHLDCIGSAFNAKGVMQCPNCRKVEKGQWLYANGCRSYPEFNVEDWVHEEDIYDIGAYSELSFGVHWCPFGSSARLPSFEDGEFTPSSYHDLLGQQGYYSEPAAPTAGHPCPYVTYFGPVHSSSSSSGGTAGVSDSSSFSSHWNTGSSVSGEVPTPYGFPVDPHYHGWEYHPPPPPPPQHFSASGIPTPPTPPPASARTSRANGSDLIRARPPHFMRPYHGHSSSGRAGSSVASVPRTPAFPGSNARTRDRMQALQAYYQQSSAQSHQQDSPVVSRGPVFPSGRRPTRGIASGMGSTSSSSDQAGGSGFIRFNIWERDPYMQSQQSYPVNQMEREQNI from the exons ATGGGTTTAGGCAATAAAGGTAACAAATTCAATTTCGGCGATAATGATCTCGCCGACGAAGGTAGTGGTGCCGATGGCGACGAAGGTGAtggttttggttcggtttcgtGTTCGATTTGTCTCGAGGCTGTTGTTAAAAACGGCGATCGAGCCTGGGCTAATCTTCAATGTGACCATCAGTTCCATCTAG aCTGTATTGGTTCAGCATTCAATGCAAAGGGCGTGATGCAATGCCCCAACTGTCGGAAAGTTGAAAAGGGCCAGTGGCTTTATGCAAACGGTTGTCGTTCATATCCTGAGTTCAATGTCGAGGATTGGGTTCATGAGGAAGATATTTATGATATTGGAGCATACTCTGAATTG TCTTTTGGAGTTCACTGGTGCCCATTTGGAAGCTCAGCACGTCTTCCTTCTTTCGA GGATGGAGAATTTACGCCAAGTTCAT ATCACGATCTTTTGGGACAGCAAGGTTACTATTCTGAACCAGCAGCGCCAACCGCAGGTCATCCATGTCCATATGTAACCTACTTTGGCCCGGTTCATTCGTCTTCCTCAAGCAGCGGTGGTACTGCAGGCGTTTCAGACAGCTCAAGTTTCAGTAGTCACTGGAACACAGGCTCTTCGGTCTCTGGTGAAGTTCCAACTCCTTATGGTTTCCCTGTGGATCCACACTATCACGGCTGGGAATATCATCCGCCTCCACCCCCACCTCCACAGCATTTCTCTGCTTCTGGCATTCCAACTCCGCCCACGCCTCCACCAGCCTCTGCGAGGACTTCCCGAGCTAACGGCTCAGATCTGATCAGAGCCAGACCGCCACATTTCATGCGTCCATATCATGGTCACAG TTCAAGTGGTAGAGCGGGTAGTTCAGTGGCATCAGTTCCGAGGACACCAGCATTTCCAGGAAGCAACGCTCGTACCCGAGACAGAATGCAAGCTCTTCAAGCGTATTACCAACAGTCTTCTGCACAGTCACACCAGCAGGATTCGCCTGTAGTGTCTCGAGGGCCTGTATTCCCGTCTGGCCGGAGGCCCACTAGAGGAATAGCTTCCGGGATGGGatcaacttcatcttcttcggatCAGGCAGGCGGGAGCGGTTTTATCCGGTTTAACATATGGGAGAGAGATCCTTATATGCAATCGCAACAATCCTACCCGGTTAATCAGATggagagagaacaaaacattTGA